A region from the Coffea eugenioides isolate CCC68of chromosome 9, Ceug_1.0, whole genome shotgun sequence genome encodes:
- the LOC113783158 gene encoding (+)-neomenthol dehydrogenase-like, translating into MGSSKSGIWKLELEAEEEERGGGEDEDEDEDEKEMRILRGWDTFSSSARRAHQEGAISSSKRYAVVTGANKGIGYGICRQLASNGITVVLTARNVKGGLEAVESFKGLDFFDNIVFHQLDVVDPSSIASLAEFIRIHYGRLDILVNNAGILGVDMDVDALRASGYGSGGPDGSHIDWNGISTETYDLAVECLQTNYYGAKRMIEAFLPLLYLSDSPRIVNVSSSMGKLKHIPSEWAKGVLNDFGNLTEERVDEVVNEFLKDFKEGSLKAKGWPPYTSAYTVSKAAMNAYTRVLAKKHPKFRINCVCPGFVKTDGNFNTGHLTVEEGAESPVRLALLADDGSSGVSTRAAERKKFSLFN; encoded by the exons ATGGGCTCTAGCAAGTCAGGGATTTGGAAGCTGGAATTGGAagcagaggaagaagaaagaggagGGGGAGAAGATGAAGATGAGGATGAAGACGAGAAGGAAATGAGGATTCTAAGG GGTTGGGATACGTTCTCATCATCAGCACgccgagctcatcag GAAGGTGCAATTAGTTCTTCAAAAAG ATATGCAGTTGTGACAGGGGCAAATAAAGGGATTGGCTATGGAATTTGCAGGCAGTTAGCATCTAATGGAATCACAGTGGTATTGACAGCTAGAAATGTGAAGGGGGGACTTGAAGCTGTTGAGagttttaaagggcttgatttcTTTGACAATATAGTTTTTCATCAGCTTGATGTGGTTGATCCTTCAAGTATTGCATCTCTTGCTGAATTCATCAGAATACATTATGGAAGACTTGATATTCTG GTGAATAATGCAGGGATTCTTGGAGTTGATATGGATGTTGATGCTTTAAGAGCTTCTGGATATGGATCTGGTGGA CCTGATGGATCACATATAGATTGGAATGGCATCTCGACTGAGACATATGACTTGGCAGTAGAATGTCTGCAGACAAACTACTATGGTGCAAAAAGAATGATTGAAGCATTTCTTCCTCTCCTTTACTTATCTGATTCACCAAGGATCGTAAATGTTTCTTCATCAATGGGAAAGTTAAAG CACATACCCAGTGAATGGGCTAAAGGAGTACTAAATGATTTTGGAAACCTTACAGAGGAGAGAGTGGATGAGGTGGTGAATGAATTTCTCAAGGATTTTAAAGAGGGTTCACTTAAAGCAAAAGGTTGGCCTCCATATACGTCAGCATATACAGTTTCAAAGGCTGCTATGAACGCATATACTAGGGTTCTTGCTAAAAAGCACCCAAAGTTTCGTATAAATTGTGTTTGTCCTGGTTTTGTAAAAACAGATGGAAACTTCAATACTGGTCATTTAACTGTTGAAGAAGGTGCTGAAAGTCCAGTAAGACTAGCTCTACTGGCTGATGATGGTTCTTCTG GGGTCTCTACACGCGCAGCAGAAAGGAAAAAGTTTTCTCTATTTAACTAG